A window of Solanum stenotomum isolate F172 chromosome 3, ASM1918654v1, whole genome shotgun sequence contains these coding sequences:
- the LOC125857712 gene encoding LOB domain-containing protein 25-like, with product MASSSSYNSPCAACKFLRRKCLPGCIFSPYFPPEEPQKFINVHKIFGASNVTKLLNELLPHQREDAVNSLAYEAEARVRDPVYGCVGAISFLQRQVERLQKELDAANADLIRYACNEFTSSPVPPLPVHHNITLRQRSVELITRRPSGGGGGFYQTSSYPIPYSYPNWNDHQNTTGDHHGYGGGGSI from the coding sequence ATGGCATCATCCAGCTCATACAACTCCCCTTGTGCTGCTTGCAAGTTCCTAAGGAGAAAATGTCTTCCTGGCTGCATTTTCTCACCTTACTTCCCACCCGAAGAGCCGCAAAAATTCATCAACGTCCACAAAATCTTTGGCGCTAGCAACGTCACTAAGCTCCTCAACGAACTCCTTCCGCACCAACGAGAAGACGCCGTCAATTCTTTAGCCTACGAAGCCGAGGCAAGAGTtagagaccccgtctacggctGCGTAGGCGCAATCTCCTTCCTCCAACGCCAAGTCGAGCGCCTCCAAAAGGAGCTCGACGCGGCTAATGCGGACTTGATCCGCTATGCTTGCAATGAGTTCACATCTTCCCCCGTTCCACCTTTACCTGTTCATCATAACATCACTCTTCGTCAAAGATCGGTTGAATTAATTACTAGAAGACCATCCGGAGGTGGTGGTGGTTTTTATCAAACATCTAGTTATCCGATACCGTATTCTTACCCTAATTGGAATGATCATCAAAACACTACCGGAGATCATCATGGATATGGAGGAGGAGGAAGTATTTGA